The DNA segment AAAGTAAGCAGGTTATTGATTGATGAGAAGATTGTGCAACAAGAGCGTGATGAAATGCCGATAGTCGTAGGTTCGAACGATGAAATATTAGCAGTAGGCATCTTATTTTTATCACAGCAATTTAATCAACATATAAAAATATTAAAAATGGGAGAGGAATAAAATGCAAGACGATTTAAAAGAGATTTTGTTGTCAGAAGAAGAAATTGAACAGATTTGTAAAGAATTAGGAGAGCAACTAACAACAGATTATGACGGTAAGCCACTTGTTTGTGTAGGTATTTTAAAAGGTTCTGTAATGTTCATGGCTGATTTAATTAAGCGCATCAACACACATTTATCAATAGATTTCATGGATGTGTCTAGTTATCACGGAGGTACTGAGTCTACAGGTGAAGTACAAATCCTTAAAGACTTAGGTTCTTCTATTGAAAACAAAGATGTATTAATTATTGAAGATATCTTAGAAACAGGTACGACATTGAAGTCTATTACTGAATTATTACAATCAAGACGTGTCAATTCAATTGAAATTGTAACACTATTAGATAAACCAAATCGTCGTAAAGCAGATATTGAAGCGAAATATGTAGGTAAGAAAATCCCAGACGAATTCGTAGTAGGATATGGTTTAGACTACAAGGAAAATTATCGAAACCTACCTTATATTGGTACATTGAAACCAGAAATATATTCTAAATAACTTATTTTACAAAGTGTCATTACTTTGTGATATTTAGTAAATCGCTTATGTTTAATTATATATAAATTGATGATAGAATAGTATACCATTAGTCGTAATTAAGCGAATTGGGATATAGTTGATGTTTTTGGGAAATTGTAGACAATAGTTTTAAGACATGAAACTTATGTAGTAGGAAATTTAAATAACTCTATTTTAAAATTTATAGAGAATTGTAACTTAAATACAAAAGTTGAAATACTAGCCTATTCAAGGCGATTTGTGTTACAATTTTTGTTAGTTTTATTATTGAAGTAGGAGGAAACAATGCATGCAGAAGGCCTTTCGTAATGTGCTAGTTATCGCAATCATTGGTGTTATTATATTTGGCTTATTTTCATGGTTAAACGGTAATGGAAATATGCCGAAACAACTTACATATAAGCAATTTGTTAAGCAGTTAGATAAAGGTGAATTAAAATCACTTAAAATCCAACCAGAACAAAACGTATATATGGTAAGTGGTGAAACGAAAAAAGGTGAAGATTACTCTTCAACCATTTTATATAATAATGATAAAGAACTTGAAAAAATAACTGATAAAGCACGTAGTCAAAATGGATTAGATTTTACAGTTAAAGAGGAAGAAAAACAAAGTGTATTTGTTAGTATTCTAACATCACTTATCCCAGTCTTAGTTATCGCTTTATTATTTATTTTCTTCTTAAGCCAAGCTCAAGGCGGTGGCGGCGGTGGTGGCCGTATGATGAACTTTGGTAAATCCAAAGCGAAGATGTACGATAGCCAGAAAAAACGCGTTCGCTTCTCAGATGTTGCTGGTGCAGATGAAGAAAAACAAGAACTCGTAGAAATAGTCGATTTCTTAAAAGATAATAAGCAATTTAAACAGATGGGCTCTAGAATACCTAAAGGTGTGCTATTAGTCGGCCCACCAGGTACAGGTAAGACGTTATTAGCACGTGCAGTTGCAGGTGAAGCTGGTACACCATTCTTCTCAATCAGTGGTTCAGACTTTGTTGAGATGTTTGTGGGTGTCGGTGCGAGCCGTGTACGTGACTTATTCGAAAATGCCAAGAAAAACGCACCATGTATCATCTTTATTGATGAGATTGATGCAGTTGGTCGTCAAC comes from the Staphylococcus hsinchuensis genome and includes:
- the hpt gene encoding hypoxanthine phosphoribosyltransferase → MQDDLKEILLSEEEIEQICKELGEQLTTDYDGKPLVCVGILKGSVMFMADLIKRINTHLSIDFMDVSSYHGGTESTGEVQILKDLGSSIENKDVLIIEDILETGTTLKSITELLQSRRVNSIEIVTLLDKPNRRKADIEAKYVGKKIPDEFVVGYGLDYKENYRNLPYIGTLKPEIYSK